A portion of the Malania oleifera isolate guangnan ecotype guangnan chromosome 3, ASM2987363v1, whole genome shotgun sequence genome contains these proteins:
- the LOC131150637 gene encoding serine/threonine-protein kinase RUNKEL: MNHYHIYGTIGHGKCSNVYKGRKKKTIEYFAVKSVDKSQKSKVLQEVRILHSLDHPNVLKFYSWYETSAHLWLVLEYCVGGDLMTLLRQDGQLPEESVHDLAHDLVRALQFLHSKGIIYCDLKPSNILLDENGHTKLCDFGLARKLCDISKTPSSLLPQAKRGTPFYMAPELFQDGGVHSYASDLWSLGCVLYECYTGRPPFVGRELTQLVKSIISDPAPPIPGIPSRSFVNLINSLLIKDPAERIHWPELCGHAFWRTKFTPVPLPPQPAFTSMIDLSSKSCLSERNGEKPLQNKTPPKYREKDSKGASKHDENSISGSKGYETPVKGLSSGRRNQIKVSGKVVEEKQKDTSSASRGVNILRLSRIAKSNLQRENEKENYRRPLPNSSENDAEVKIENTDMELDFNENTVDEAQDEPDGSDSSACSPEEKQSTQNQEQGKILDMENNANQLDSTMINMPVMDDLKETEQESSLEHSEAATASPTVGPQTKVPRAKEGSACALDSDSLKSSSNLSQVLWHPSDFSVKPVMPSRKADKVSDAVHSLPFDALPASDIMKMSNEQLDAFNSRIITIFNGNTTIAEKQNLIRYLEILSSNADAANMLTNGPVMLLLVKMFRQPKALALRVQLASLIGLLVRHSTSIKDDLASSGILGSLTDGLRDKQEKVRRFSMAALGELLFYIATQNEHTRENNPLESPSKDNRSASGWQVSSSLISLVSSILRKGEDDMTQLYALRTIENICSQGGNWAARFTRQDVITNLCYIFRAVGKQEITRLTAGSCLVRLGCFSPSIVQSVIEKLSFKDTASALVKGSPREQQICLNLLNMAMLGSHMFTNFSRYLVPLAEDKNLFPSLLSLIEQGSEILRGKSLLFVALLSKHSRRWLLHFFCNQRLLSAVDRLTKEKDNYVQPCLDAFLHVVASVVPGLLETIAGDVQQIMSGRRHGPIPALTSRAAARTNIHLFPVVLHLLGSSSFKRRVITHQVLQQLANLIKLVESPFQGRDDFQITLLRVLESIAEEPSVILEWPDIFSREVLPRLAVLYKGNKDGDARFLCLKILFDVMLIFLNEPSEDNKILEDLKSISNDHFLPLYPVLIEDEDPIPMYAQKLLVMLIEFNYIKISDILDLKTVSRCFEFLLGDLSSANVNNVKLCLALASAPEMETNILSQLKVARRIGNLLQFVNAKEMEDFILPTLGLCRAFLLRSISSRKGFLYSKEPNLLCNGSPDACVVDQQQCIRDIVDFGSNVGVLLELSGSHETNISDIASECIVLLLKAAPREATTGFLTNLPKVSVILESWCTKGICQLVVLRMLHALGYSCKQYLSHAMILSISIPEISKIEAIVFELRSSRIPGVADSALLVSSELQRLPRCL, encoded by the exons GATGGTCAGCTTCCAGAAGAATCTGTGCATGATCTTGCTCATGACCTTGTTAGAGCTTTGCA GTTCTTGCATTCAAAGGGAATCATCTACTGTGACCTAAAGCCATCGAACATCCTACTGGATGAGAATGGGCATACCAAG CTATGTGATTTTGGATTAGCGAGAAAATTGTGTGATATATCTAAAACTCCTTCTTCCTTG CTGCCACAAGCTAAACGTGGAACTCCCTTTTATATGGCTCCTGAGCTGTTTCAGGATGGAGGTGTTCATTCTTATGCCTCTGATTTGTGGTCCCTTGGTTGTGTACTATATGAGTGCTATACAGGCAGGCCTCCATTTGTTGGAAGGGAACTCACTCAGTTGGTCAAATCCATTATCTCAGATCCAGCTCCACCTATCCCCGGTATACCAAGTCGTTCTTTTGTCAACCTCATCAACTCTCTTCTCATAAAAGATCCAGCTGAAAGAATACACTGGCCTGAGCTTTGTGGACATGCTTTTTGGAGAACAAAATTCACTCCAGTACCTCTACCTCCTCAGCCTGCTTTCACTTCTATGATTGATCTTTCTTCTAAATCATGTCTATCAGAACGTAATGGTGAGAAGCCTCTCCAGAACAAGACTCCCCCTAAATATCGTGAGAAAGATTCAAAAGGAGCTTCAAAACACGATGAGAATTCTATTTCAGGATCAAAAGGCTATGAAACACCAGTTAAGGGTCTATCCAGTGGCCGCAGAAATCAAATAAAGGTTTCTGGAAAAGTAGTTGAGGAAAAGCAGAAAGATACCTCAAGTGCTAGTAGGGGAGTAAATATTCTAAGGTTGTCCAGGATAGCAAAATCAAACTTACAGAGGGAGAATGAAAAGGAAAACTACCGGAGACCCTTGCCTAATAGCTCTGAGAATGATGCTGAAGTTAAAATTGAAAATACTGATATGGAACTTGATTTTAATGAGAACACTGTGGATGAGGCACAGGATGAACCTGATGGGTCTGATAGTTCTGCATGTTCTCCTGAAGAAAAACAATCTACTCAAAATCAGGAACAAGGAAAAATATTAGATATGGAAAATAATGCAAATCAATTAGATTCAACCATGATTAATATGCCTGTCATGGATGATTTGAAGGAAACTGAACAAGAATCATCTTTAGAGCATTCGGAAGCGGCTACTGCTTCACCAACTGTTGGCCCTCAAACCAAAGTTCCGAGGGCTAAAGAAGGTTCAGCATGTGCTCTCGACTCTGATTCTTTAAAATCATCTAGTAATCTATCTCAGGTGCTTTGGCATCCATCTGATTTCTCAGTCAAACCAGTAATGCCCAGCAGAAAAGCTGATAAAGTATCAGACGCAGTTCATTCACTTCCTTTTGATGCACTGCCAGCATCTGATATCATGAAGATGTCTAACGAGCAGTTGGATGCATTCAACAGCAGAATTATAACCATATTTAATGGGAACACTACAATTGCAGAGAAGCAAAATCTAATCAGATACCTTGAGATATTGAGCAGTAATGCTGATGCTGCCAACATGTTGACTAATGGGCCAGTAATGCTGCTGCTTGTCAAGATGTTCCGACAGCCGAAAGCTTTAGCTTTGCGTGTACAACTTGCTTCGCTTATTGGCTTGTTGGTTCGGCATTCTACATCCATTAAAGATGACTTGGCAAGTTCCGGAATTTTAGGTTCACTTACGGATGGTCTTAGAGACAAACAAGAAAAAGTGAGGAGATTTTCCATGGCTGCTTTGGGAGAGTTGCTGTTCTATATAGCCACTCAAAATGAACATACTAGAGAAAACAATCCACTGGAATCTCCATCGAAGGACAACCGGTCTGCATCTGGTTGGCAG GTTTCAAGTTCACTAATTTCATTGGTGTCATCAATATTGCGGAAAGGAGAGGATGATATGACTCAACTTTATGCATTGAGAACCATTGAAAACATTTGCAGTCAAGGAGGCAACTGGGCAGCTCGCTTTACTAGACAGGATGTGATAACTAACCTATGTTATATATTTAGGGCTGTGGGGAAACAGGAGATCACAAGGCTTACTGCGGGGTCATGTTTGGTACGACTAGGTTGTTTTAGCCCTTCAATTGTTCAATCAGTTATAGAGAAACTCTCATTCAAGGACACTGCTTCTGCCCTTGTCAAAGGTAGTCCGCGTGAGCAACAAATTTGCTTAAACCTCTTAAACATGGCAATGCTCGGAAGCCATATGTTTACAAACTTTAGTCGGTACCTTGTGCCCTTAGCAGAGGATAAAAATCTTTTCCCAAGTCTTCTGTCTCTCATTGAACAGGGAAGTGAAATCTTAAGgggaaaatcacttctttttgtTGCTCTTCTGAGCAAGCACAGTAGGAGATGGTTGTTACATTTTTTTTGCAACCAAAGGTTGCTCTCAGCAGTTGATAGGCTGACAAAAGAGAAAGATAATTATGTGCAGCCATGTTTGGATGCTTTTTTGCATGTTGTGGCGTCTGTTGTGCCAGGCTTGCTCGAGACTATAGCTGGAGACGTTCAGCAGATTATGAGTGGAAGACGCCATGGGCCGATCCCTGCCCTTACTAGTCGAGCTGCGGCAAGAACGAACATTCATTTATTTCCTGTTGTTCTCCATCTTCTTGGAAGCTCGTCTTTTAAACGCAGAGTGATAACTCATCAAGTCTTGCAGCAGTTAGCCAATCTAATAAAGCTTGTGGAGTCGCCATTTCAG GGCAGGGATGACTTCCAGATAACCCTTCTTCGAGTTCTTGAGTCTATTGCAGAGGAGCCCTCTGTGATTCTTGAGTGGCCTGACATTTTTTCTCGGGAAGTTCTTCCAAGGCTGGCTGTTCTGTACAAGGGCAATAAAGATGGAGATGCCAGATTCTTGTGCCTGAAAATTTTGTTTGATGTGATGCTCATTTTCTTGAATGAACCATCAGAAGACAATAAAATACTGGAGGATTTAAAGTCTATATCTAACGATCATTTCCTCCCTCTCTATCCCGTATTGATTGAAGACGAAGATCCCATTCCCATGTATGCTCAGAAGCTTCTTGTGATGCTAATTGAGTTCAATTACATTAAAATTTCGGATATTTTAGATCTGAAGACAGTTTCACGATGCTTTGAGTTTTTGCTTGGTGATCTATCAAGTGCGAATGTAAACAATGTTAAGCTCTGTCTGGCCTTGGCATCTGCTCCTGAGATGGAAACAAATATTCTCTCTCAGTTAAAAGTAGCCAGGAGGATTGGCAACCTGCTGCAATTTGTGAATGCAAAGGAAATGGAAGATTTTATCTTACCAACTCTTGGTCTGTGTAGGGCATTCCTTCTACGCTCAATCAGTAGCAGAAAAGGTTTTCTCTATTCAAAAGAACCTAATCTCTTGTGTAATGGTTCTCCTGATGCATGTGTAGTTGATCAGCAACAATGCATAAGGGATATAGTGGACTTTGGGAGCAATGTTGGGGTTTTGCTCGAGTTGAGTGGTTCTCATGAAACAAATATTTCAGATATAGCTTCAGAATGCATTGTTTTGTTACTTAAAGCAGCTCCGAGGGAAGCCACTACTGGTTTTCTAACCAATCTTCCCAAGGTTAGCGTAATTCTTGAGTCTTGGTGTACTAAGGGCATCTGTCAATTGGTGGTTCTACGGATGTTGCATGCTCTTGGTTATTCCTGTAAGCAGTATTTGTCACATGCGATGATATTATCAATATCTATACCAgagatttcaaaaattgaagCCATTGTTTTTGAGCTTAGAAGTTCAAGAATACCTGGTGTAGCAGATTCTGCATTGCTTGTGTCGTCTGAGTTGCAGCGATTGCCACGTTGCCTTTGA